The following proteins come from a genomic window of Eleginops maclovinus isolate JMC-PN-2008 ecotype Puerto Natales chromosome 8, JC_Emac_rtc_rv5, whole genome shotgun sequence:
- the sema4d gene encoding LOW QUALITY PROTEIN: semaphorin-4D (The sequence of the model RefSeq protein was modified relative to this genomic sequence to represent the inferred CDS: inserted 1 base in 1 codon), with amino-acid sequence MGFGVLGVFLGLLLEVSTHGPNAVPRTSWRHQDLDLMEFSEPGIFNYSTLLLSDKRDALYVGAREAIFELSKKNVTVKNNKVQWTVAENPMVMCTLKGKSKERDCLNYIRVLQVVDDERLYVCGTHXFQPQCDYLNLADFSLDRQPEDGRGKCSFDPSQSFTTVMVDGELYSGTAYNFLGSEPIMSKYSPSQSLLRTEYSTSWLNEPSFVFADVISEGSNRVDGEDDKIYYFFTEVSVEYEFFGKLLIPRVARVCKGDLGGQRTLQKKWTSFLKAKLVCSMPELNFVFNVVHDVFILKGADWKDTVIYGVFTSQWGNVGLSAVCAYNMTAVEEVFSKGKYMQKATVEQSHTKWVRYNGIPPTPRPGACINNLMRQQNISSSLHLPDKTLQFVKDHPLLEDPVLPIGNGPRLITKDVNYTQIVVERVRALDGNIYDVIFTGTDKGVMHKSVVYEGEVHIVEEIQLLKNSESIKNLLLSSETRSLYAGSDSGVVQSPTAFCGRYRSCDDCVLARDPYCAWDPDTAACVNILDTTKQWLRRLIQSLNGDAGKCPSASGLSVKDYQRVKVKPGSSAELPCLVRSNLAQVMWKSNGSVLTEASRFHFIAENGLLIYSVAPEDQGHYECWSVEWAPAAGKNFSRLLAGYVLSLILPPRAPQQAGHVTTSLISQETSSTQAAEASSPVDTSSSLSTSSSSSSSSSTSSSTKPHSVEAREAEVRLLPPLLKDQAWGVHAQEAFLLFCLALGPSDLHIHWLINGHSLDTPIMEHRHLLGQKEVLVSSWLREGPLIKDARYHCVAEASTGNDMSEVDLRLTIGDEESVPSKDLNQWRGALTEHERLLKRWAKAWESCDGH; translated from the exons ATGGGATTCGGCGTGTTGGGAGTGTTTCTGGGGCTGCTCCTCGAGGTGTCCACGCATGGACCCAACGCTGTGCCTCGAACCTCCTGGAGACACCAAG ATTTAGATCTCATGGAGTTTTCTGAGCCGGGGATCTTCAACTACTCCACGTTGTTGCTGAGCGACAAAAGAGATGCGCTGTATGTGGGAGCACGGGAGGCCATCTTTGAGCTCAGCAAGAAGAATGTGACGGTCAAAAACAACAAG GTCCAGTGGACAGTTGCAGAAAACCCCATGGTGATGTGCActttaaaaggaaaatcaaaAGAG AGGGATTGTTTAAACTACATTCGAGTGCTGCAGGTGGTAGACGATGAGCGGCTCTACGTCTGCGGCACTC GCTTTCAGCCTCAGTGTGACTACTTG AACCTCGCTGACTTCTCCTTGGACCGTCAACCTGAAGACGGCCGGGGGAAGTGCTCCTTCGACCCGTCACAAAGCTTTACTACCGTCATGGTTG ATGGAGAGCTGTACTCGGGGACAGCTTATAACTTCTTGGGCAGCGAACCCATTATGTCCAAATACTCTCCCTCCCAGTCTCTGCTGAGGACAGAGTACTCCACATCATGGCTCAATG AACCAAGTTTCGTTTTTGCTGACGTGATCAGTGAAGGCAGTAACCGAGTGGATGGCGAGGATGATAAAATCTATTACTTCTTCACTGAGGTGTCAGTGGAATACGAGTTCTTTGGCAAGCTGCTCATCCCCAGGGTGGCGCGCGTCTGTAAG GGCGACCTCGGGGGACAGCGCACTTTGCAGAAAAAATGGACGTCCTTCCTGAAAGCCAAGCTGGTGTGCTCCATGCCTGAGCTCAACTTTGTTTTCAACGTAGTTCATGATGTCTTCATCCTGAAGGGCGCCGACTGGAAGGACACCGTCATATACGGGGTCTTCACCTCCCAGTG GGGTAACGTGGGCCTGTCAGCAGTGTGCGCTTACAACATGACAGCTGTGGAAGAAGTCTTCTCTAAGGGCAAGTACATGCAGAAGGCCACAGTGGAGCAGTCCCACACCAAGTGGGTCCGGTACAACGGCATCCCTCCTACTCCACGTCCTGGAGCA TGTATTAACAACCTGATGCGACAGCAGAACATCAGCAGCTCTCTCCACCTGCCGGACAAGACCCTTCAGTTTGTGAAGGACCACCCCCTGCTGGAGGACCCCGTCTTGCCCATCGGCAATGGGCCTCGCCTCATCACCAAGGACGTCAATTACACCCAAATCGTTGTGGAAAGGGTCCGCGCGCTCGATGGAAACATTTACGACGTCATCTTCACTGGAACTG ATAAAGGAGTCATGCACAAGTCAGTGGTGTATGAAGGAGAGGTGCATATTGTGGAGGAGATCCAGCTCCTGAAGAACTCCGAGTCCATCAAGAACCTGCTGCTGTCCTCTGAG ACACGATCTCTGTATGCCGGTTCAGACTCTGGTGTAGTTCAGTCTCCCACAGCGTTCTGTGGCCGGTACCGATCCTGCGATGATTGCGTCCTGGCCCGGGACCCTTACTGTGCCTGGGACCCTGACACTGCTGCCTGTGTCAATATTCTCGATACCACAAAACAATGGCTTAG gaGGCTAATCCAGAGCCTGAATGGTGACGCGGGCAAGTGTCCTTCAG CATCAGGACTGTCTGTGAAGGACTACCAGCGTGTGAAAGTGAAACCAGGAAGCTCTGCTGAGCTGCCATGCCTGGTACGCTCCAACCTGGCCCAGGTGATGTGGAAATCCAATGGCTCGGTGCTCACTGAGGCCTCGCGCTTCCACTTCATAGCCGAAAACGGTCTCCTTATTTACAGCGTGGCCCCCGAGGATCAAGGTCACTATGAGTGCTGGTCTGTGGAATGGGCCCCCGCTGCTGGGAAGAACTTCAGCCGCCTCCTGGCCGGATACGTCCTCTCTCTTATTCTCCCACCCAGAGCCCCTCAGCAGGCTGGCCACGTGACCACCTCCCTCATCAGTCAGGAGACATCTAGCACACAAGCAGCTGAAG CTTCCTCTCCTGTCGACACTTCATCTTCCCtgtccacttcctcctcttcttcctcctcttcttccacctcttcctccaccaAGCCCCACAGTGTGGAGGCCCGGGAGGCAGAGGTGAGACTGTTGCCCCCCCTGCTGAAGGACCAGGCCTGGGGTGTTCACGCCCAGGAGGCTTTCCTGCTCTTCTGCCTGGCCTTGG GTCCCAGTGATCTCCACATTCACTGGCTAATAAATGGgcacagtttggacacccccaTAATGGAGCACCGCCATCTGCTGGGTCAGAAGGAGGTATTGGTGAGCAGCTGGCTGCGAGAGGGGCCGCTGATCAAGGACGCCCGGTACCACTGTGTCGCTGAGGCCAGTACGGGCAACGATATGTCTGAGGTGGACCTCCGCCTCACTATTGGAG ATGAGGAGAGTGTCCCATCCAAGGATTTGAACCAATGGAGAGGTGCACTCACAGAGCATGAGCGACTGCTCAAAAGATGGGCAAAGGCCTGG GAAAGCTGTGATGGCCACTGA